CACTTAAAGGAGCCTCTTTTTTTGACTCTGCAACAAGTTTTTCAATGATACGTGGTCAACACGTACATCTTACCATTTTAGGTGCTATGGAGGTAGCTGAAAATGGTGATATCGCAAATTGGAAAATTCCCGGAAAAATGGTTAAAGGTATGGGAGGTGCAATGGATCTTGTTGCCAGTGCCGAAAATATTATTGTAGCCATGATGCATACTAACAGAGAAGGAGAATCTAAACTTCTTAAACGCTGTTCTTTACCGCTTACGGGTGTAGGTTGTGTGACTAAAATCGTTACTAATCTTGCTGTGATCGAGGTAACGCCTAAAGGCTTTAGGCTGTTAGAACGTGCTCCAGGGGTATCTGTTGATGAAATTATTAAAGCAACAGAAGGTTATTTAGAAATCCCTGCAGAAGTCCCGGAAATGATACTCGCTTAAAGATTTTGTATATCAATTTATAAGGAGCCTTAGGGCTCCTTTTTTTATCTTTCTAGTGTCAAAAATAATCGTTGAATGAATTTAGTCACTAAAAACAACGCTAAAAAGCAAGTTAAAACAGGTGAAAAACACTTTTTTTTAACGTTTTTTAAAATTAGTTACTCAAATTCTTGCGCGAACTGAAAATTACAATTACTTTAGTCACTCCCAAATCAGGATTTTTTAGATATAAAGTTTAGGAGGAGTCCTTTCAATTATTACTTAATTTCAAAGCAGGAGTGTTTTGATGTTATGATTTGTTAATAAACCGCAGGGGGAGCCCGGCGGTTTTTTTATATCTAAATAAAAAAAGTTAAATTCACGTTAACGAAAAATAAGAAATAAGAACATGCCAACACTTTCTCCCGTTAAGAATCATAAGTCTAAAGGCTTAAATGCAGTTTTACAAGATACCTATCAAACTACACGAAGTATTCTTTACCTCTTTAAAAAAGTTTTTCTTTTTATGTTTTAAATTCCTTTAGGAATTGCCTCGATTAACGCTTTAGTATAATCGCTTTGAGGGTTCTCGTATACAGTATCTGCTTCTCCAGTTTCCTCAAATCTACCGTTTCGCATAACCAGCAAACGGTCTGAAATATATTTCACTACGGCCAGATCGTGTGAAATAAATAAATACGTAAAACCGTATGAGGTTTTTAAGGTATTAAGCAGATTAAGTACTTGAGCCTGCACAGAGATGTCCAGTGCAGATACAGACTCATCACAAACTATAAACTTAGGCCTTACTGCAATAGTGCGCGCTATACCTATACGTTGTCGTTGACCACCACTAAATTCTTGAGGATACCGGTCATAATGCTCAGGCAATAAACCTACTTCTTGAAGTAACTTTAAGGCTTCTGCTTTACGCTCTTCTGAAGATTTATACAGTTTATGTACCTGCATAGCTTCGGTAATAGAACGACCTACAGTAAGCCTTGGATTTAAAGAAGAATAGGGGTCCTGAAATATGATCTGAATATCTTTACGAAGGGTTCTTAGTTCTTTTGAAGACAACAGAGTTAAGTCTTTTCCTTTGTAGAAAATAGCTCCGCTGGTAGTTTTGTCTAACTGAAGAATTAAATTTCCTAAAGTTGACTTTCCGCAGCCAGACTCACCAACAAGGCCTAAGGTCTCACCTTCATAAATTTTAAAACTTACTTCATTTACTGCTTTTAGAGTTTCTGTCTTTCCGAAGAATGAAACCTTAGAATAATACTCTTTTGTAGCGTTTTTGATTTCTAATAATGGGGTTTTGCTGTATATCTTCTCGTGTTCAAGTTCCCGTTCTGCC
The sequence above is a segment of the Leeuwenhoekiella sp. MAR_2009_132 genome. Coding sequences within it:
- a CDS encoding 3-oxoacid CoA-transferase subunit B translates to MLDKNGIAKRIAREVKDGFYVNLGIGIPTLVANYVRDDIEVEFQSENGILGMGPFPFEGEEDADLINAGKQTITALKGASFFDSATSFSMIRGQHVHLTILGAMEVAENGDIANWKIPGKMVKGMGGAMDLVASAENIIVAMMHTNREGESKLLKRCSLPLTGVGCVTKIVTNLAVIEVTPKGFRLLERAPGVSVDEIIKATEGYLEIPAEVPEMILA